The following proteins come from a genomic window of Leptospira bandrabouensis:
- a CDS encoding NAD(P)-binding protein: MIAVVGSGITGLTAAWAIGKYKDVTLFEKHPEIGMAAFGAIQTIDGKNIEFDIPFRTIKRDYYPTLFQVYDKAGIKTRPVDYSFSVESNGDSVFGFRSHQIFGIPFGIPTMDSFRTGKGRQIFSDLLKFYANAKEDWKKENPSISILDFLVKYGYSAEFIYEFLLPTFALVNTCKTETVGAYPAETIIGYHSRGYSYTPQETASLGTRDVVNRLTENLKNLNLNAGIQKIYKRNHKTIIQFANEEKEFDHVILSTQANQAKDLLGEGFDLEKEILNEFRYESSDVVLHTDESYFLNPKVSLIFKIREGFDKPEVTLDLGRIIPELKGKKIFQTWNPHKLPNDVHTLKVAKFERPVMDERTAKAIQRIATLHSQTKCNLWLCGSYSLYGIPLLEAGAKSALQVASRLLNQNIDELIQK, encoded by the coding sequence GTGATTGCAGTCGTTGGCTCTGGAATCACTGGACTTACAGCAGCATGGGCAATCGGAAAGTATAAGGATGTAACTTTATTTGAGAAACATCCAGAGATTGGTATGGCTGCTTTTGGAGCCATACAAACGATTGATGGGAAAAATATTGAATTTGATATTCCGTTTAGAACCATCAAACGCGACTATTATCCAACTCTCTTTCAAGTGTATGATAAGGCAGGAATCAAAACAAGGCCGGTGGATTATTCATTTTCTGTGGAATCGAATGGTGATTCTGTTTTTGGATTTCGTTCCCACCAAATCTTTGGTATTCCTTTTGGAATACCAACTATGGATTCTTTTCGAACAGGGAAAGGAAGGCAAATTTTTTCAGATTTACTGAAGTTTTATGCTAACGCTAAAGAAGACTGGAAAAAAGAAAATCCGTCCATTTCCATTTTAGATTTTTTAGTAAAATATGGATACTCCGCTGAATTTATTTATGAATTCCTTCTGCCAACATTTGCTTTAGTGAACACCTGCAAAACGGAGACAGTAGGTGCGTATCCTGCAGAAACCATTATTGGATACCATTCTCGTGGTTATTCTTATACTCCCCAGGAAACAGCAAGTTTAGGAACAAGGGATGTTGTGAATCGCCTTACTGAGAATTTAAAAAACCTAAACCTAAATGCTGGAATTCAAAAAATTTATAAACGAAATCATAAAACCATCATTCAATTTGCCAATGAGGAAAAAGAGTTTGATCATGTGATTCTTTCCACTCAGGCGAACCAAGCTAAAGATTTACTTGGTGAAGGTTTTGATTTAGAAAAAGAAATTTTAAACGAATTTCGTTATGAATCGAGTGATGTGGTCTTACATACCGATGAATCGTATTTTTTAAATCCTAAGGTATCTTTAATTTTTAAAATCAGAGAAGGTTTTGATAAACCTGAGGTAACTTTGGATTTAGGGAGAATCATCCCTGAGTTGAAAGGAAAAAAAATATTTCAAACTTGGAATCCACACAAACTGCCTAATGATGTTCATACATTGAAAGTGGCTAAGTTTGAAAGACCAGTGATGGATGAAAGAACAGCTAAAGCCATTCAAAGGATTGCAACATTACATTCTCAAACAAAATGTAATCTTTGGTTGTGTGGATCTTACTCTTTGTATGGGATTCCACTTTTAGAAGCTGGCGCAAAATCTGCGTTACAAGTTGCTTCTCGATTGTTAAACCAAAATATAGATGAATTGATACAAAAGTAA
- a CDS encoding TolC family protein, whose protein sequence is MKSIISFLLLVGPMALFAESVGFSDLWKRIEENSSARKSKYLEWKAGEIAKDRSEKHWLPRVYTDLRTFQTNDPTLNFMGKLSQRSATDSDFSTASTRYRPGNFLDSNNQAYSTLNSDTMNLFAKDTLNYPGSHTYSRGTLGMDLPLYEGGSGKTLAAMNEKRSTGLKFEWLAIRDREFAQTGFYYRAIQTLNEYKRRLEQIKKIESRFQSNYSLGNKGNPVGYAGYLALKSIKNQIAVLEKQSDLQINDYKETLYVLSDLPPSELEIIESDLNVFLDTHFKRPTGYERSNQMNAQIKYAEGERLKSDMEMAKFLPKVGAYSEAYGYQGSRNVSNAYQAGVYLQMNLYNPKDMGAVEESKLNAEAALKKIEEKTKEEEAHVKSLFQKEISLKESLDLVRETVKYQDEQIVNMQRLFQSGAINAIQFAETLNKSLELSRVLMETEIAVLQVRTETSLFSNKEESNESIGRN, encoded by the coding sequence ATGAAATCAATCATTAGCTTTTTGCTTTTGGTCGGACCGATGGCTCTCTTTGCGGAGAGCGTCGGTTTTAGTGATTTGTGGAAACGAATTGAGGAAAATTCTTCAGCGAGAAAATCCAAGTATTTGGAATGGAAGGCAGGAGAAATTGCCAAAGATAGATCCGAAAAACACTGGTTACCTAGAGTATATACCGATTTACGTACCTTCCAAACAAATGATCCTACACTTAATTTTATGGGAAAATTGAGCCAACGAAGTGCAACAGATTCTGATTTTTCTACAGCTTCAACAAGATATCGGCCAGGAAATTTTTTAGATTCGAATAACCAAGCTTATTCGACATTAAACTCGGATACAATGAATCTATTTGCTAAAGATACACTCAACTATCCTGGAAGTCATACATATTCTCGCGGAACACTTGGTATGGATTTACCATTGTATGAAGGTGGGTCTGGAAAAACTCTCGCTGCCATGAATGAAAAAAGGTCTACAGGTCTTAAGTTTGAGTGGCTTGCTATCCGAGACCGGGAGTTTGCACAAACTGGTTTTTATTACCGAGCGATCCAAACTTTAAATGAATACAAACGTAGATTGGAACAAATTAAGAAAATTGAGTCTAGGTTCCAATCTAATTATTCACTTGGTAATAAAGGAAATCCCGTTGGGTATGCAGGTTATCTTGCATTAAAATCTATCAAAAACCAAATTGCCGTTTTAGAAAAACAATCTGATCTACAAATCAATGATTATAAAGAAACTTTATATGTTCTATCAGACCTCCCTCCATCTGAATTAGAAATTATTGAATCCGATTTGAATGTATTTTTAGATACACACTTCAAACGCCCTACCGGTTACGAAAGATCCAATCAAATGAATGCACAGATCAAATATGCGGAAGGGGAAAGACTCAAAAGCGATATGGAGATGGCAAAGTTTTTACCTAAAGTTGGAGCTTATTCGGAAGCTTATGGATACCAAGGGAGTCGTAACGTTTCGAATGCTTACCAAGCTGGTGTGTATTTACAAATGAATCTTTACAATCCAAAAGATATGGGAGCAGTCGAAGAATCTAAACTTAATGCAGAAGCTGCTTTGAAAAAGATCGAAGAGAAAACTAAGGAAGAAGAAGCTCATGTAAAATCTCTTTTTCAAAAAGAAATTTCTCTCAAAGAAAGTCTTGATTTGGTAAGAGAAACTGTAAAATACCAAGACGAACAAATTGTGAATATGCAGAGACTCTTTCAAAGTGGAGCCATCAATGCTATCCAATTTGCAGAAACATTAAATAAATCTCTTGAATTATCCCGTGTGCTTATGGAAACAGAAATCGCTGTTTTACAAGTAAGAACAGAGACGTCATTATTTTCAAATAAGGAAGAATCAAATGAATCCATTGGAAGAAATTAG
- a CDS encoding metal-sensitive transcriptional regulator, translated as MSFSENQTKLIHRINRIQGQLEAIKNTIITEEKDCEKAILLLKAAHQAMKKFGEAYIHEYMDTCFKEKKSTQNIETDVKKAISAAFSL; from the coding sequence ATGAGCTTTTCGGAAAACCAAACTAAACTGATCCACCGTATCAATCGAATCCAGGGACAGCTGGAAGCAATCAAGAATACAATCATAACAGAAGAAAAAGACTGCGAAAAGGCAATCTTACTTTTGAAAGCAGCCCACCAAGCCATGAAAAAGTTCGGAGAGGCCTATATCCATGAATATATGGATACTTGCTTCAAAGAAAAAAAATCCACACAAAACATAGAAACGGATGTAAAAAAAGCAATTTCTGCCGCCTTTTCTCTCTAA
- a CDS encoding efflux RND transporter permease subunit, producing MNPLEEIRKGFAGRLAETFLHSRLTPVIAVASLILGLFAVYLTPKEEEPQISVPMIDIQIPAPGFSPEETERKVTEFVERAVWGLEGVEYIYSTSKWHGSYITVRFKVGEPIEPSLVKIHHKLMEVKNVLPPNTLSPIVKSYSIDDVPFLALSFSAENMNDYDLRQLVAPLARELSSTPDLASVQMLGGLKKVVRVKVDPNLLNRFGVTAIEVAMSLKQNDALIPAGKNWSSDAIMDIEVGGVLKKISDVKRLPVAQRGGRVVRIQDLATVEEGPEERTKSSALYDKSLGEGKRNAVTIVFAKRKGTNVVNLSKDLLERANLFQKDLPKEIRLSVIRDYGSTAEDKSHELIEHLLIATISVTVLIALWMGWRSALVVAIAIPVTLALTLAIYYFLGYTLNRVTLFALIFSIGILVDDAIVVVENIERHLEENPKLGIIRATLVAVSEVGNPTILATFTVIAAILPMAFVRGLMGPYMKPIPVGASLAMILSLIVAFAITPWASVRLLKENHSHAENGSGEHKVSKLDQIYIRFMNWLLGFKKNAAVFGAITIGLLLISMAFVGFKWVKVKMLPFDNKEEFQVLLDYKPETTLTQSMRHSEELTKILLKNPNVEKIQIFAGEAAPFSFSGMVKHSFLRNLDSMNDLQVILKNKNERKESSHEIIETLRSDIQKFGERYDAITKVLEIPPGPPVMATMVAEVYGPTAQERKKVTEEIYEVFRKEPSVVDLDTSLRNGRPKMVYPIDFEKSGLYGIKTSALAYTGSILFSESPLVSLATAEEPEEVTVNLSVIQSFRGSKNPFQNQNIMSMESGVVSSERVLGKPYLEEDRALFRKNLKPVNYVMSELSGEEEAPVYGMLKLAPKINYETQTADVPWNTTKPVIKWDGEWFITYEVFRDLGGAFAVVILLIYVLVLGWFKSYSVPLVIMAPIPISLIGILPGHWAMGAYFTATSMIGFIAGAGIIVRNSIILVDFIEGEIRKGVELKEAVVHAGVVRFRPMLLTASAVVVGSFVMLFDPIFEGLAISLMFGEIAATVLSRFAVPVLYYWFIGKSRQGVIKHA from the coding sequence ATGAATCCATTGGAAGAAATTAGAAAAGGGTTTGCTGGACGACTTGCAGAAACATTTCTGCATTCAAGACTGACTCCTGTTATTGCGGTCGCTAGTTTAATCTTGGGGTTATTTGCTGTATACTTAACACCCAAAGAAGAGGAACCACAAATTTCTGTTCCTATGATTGATATCCAGATTCCTGCACCTGGATTTTCACCAGAAGAGACGGAACGTAAGGTTACAGAGTTTGTAGAACGTGCCGTATGGGGACTCGAGGGCGTAGAATATATTTATTCCACTAGTAAGTGGCATGGAAGTTATATCACTGTTCGATTCAAAGTGGGAGAACCTATTGAACCTTCTTTGGTCAAAATCCATCATAAATTGATGGAGGTTAAGAATGTTCTACCTCCAAACACTTTAAGCCCTATTGTAAAATCGTATTCCATTGATGATGTTCCGTTTTTGGCATTGAGTTTCAGTGCAGAAAACATGAACGATTATGACTTACGACAATTGGTGGCACCATTAGCACGTGAACTCTCTTCTACTCCTGATTTAGCATCAGTGCAAATGTTAGGTGGTTTGAAAAAAGTCGTAAGGGTAAAAGTAGATCCTAATCTTTTGAATCGATTTGGTGTCACTGCAATTGAAGTAGCAATGAGTCTGAAACAAAACGATGCTTTGATCCCTGCTGGAAAAAATTGGTCCTCAGATGCCATTATGGATATTGAGGTAGGTGGAGTACTCAAAAAAATATCTGATGTCAAACGACTCCCCGTCGCGCAAAGGGGTGGGCGAGTAGTTCGGATCCAAGACCTGGCAACTGTCGAAGAAGGTCCAGAAGAACGAACCAAATCTTCTGCCCTGTATGATAAATCTTTAGGTGAAGGAAAACGAAATGCAGTTACCATTGTGTTTGCCAAAAGAAAAGGAACAAACGTAGTCAATTTATCCAAAGATTTATTGGAAAGAGCAAACTTGTTCCAAAAAGATTTACCAAAAGAAATTCGTTTGAGTGTGATTCGTGATTACGGAAGTACAGCAGAAGATAAATCACATGAGCTGATAGAACATTTACTCATTGCGACCATTTCTGTTACAGTTCTCATTGCGCTTTGGATGGGATGGAGGTCTGCTCTTGTCGTAGCCATTGCAATCCCAGTGACTCTTGCCCTTACTTTGGCGATTTATTATTTTCTTGGTTATACTTTGAACCGGGTGACATTATTTGCTTTGATTTTCTCCATTGGGATTCTTGTGGATGATGCCATCGTTGTTGTTGAAAACATTGAAAGGCATTTAGAAGAAAATCCAAAGTTAGGAATCATTCGTGCCACACTCGTGGCAGTATCGGAAGTTGGGAATCCTACCATCCTTGCTACCTTTACAGTAATCGCAGCTATTTTACCAATGGCTTTTGTTCGAGGACTTATGGGTCCTTATATGAAACCAATCCCTGTGGGAGCAAGCCTTGCGATGATTCTATCTCTTATCGTTGCTTTTGCCATCACACCTTGGGCTTCTGTTAGATTACTAAAGGAAAACCATTCTCATGCAGAAAACGGATCCGGTGAACATAAAGTTTCCAAACTGGATCAAATTTATATTCGTTTTATGAATTGGTTACTAGGTTTCAAAAAGAACGCTGCTGTATTTGGAGCTATTACCATTGGTTTATTACTGATCTCCATGGCCTTTGTAGGTTTCAAGTGGGTGAAGGTAAAAATGTTACCTTTTGATAACAAAGAAGAATTTCAAGTTTTGTTAGATTATAAACCAGAAACTACACTGACTCAAAGTATGAGGCATTCCGAAGAGTTAACCAAAATTCTTTTAAAAAATCCCAATGTGGAAAAAATACAAATTTTTGCAGGAGAAGCGGCACCGTTTTCTTTTTCGGGAATGGTAAAACATTCATTTTTACGTAACCTTGATTCGATGAATGATTTGCAGGTAATTTTAAAAAATAAAAATGAGCGTAAAGAATCAAGCCATGAGATCATCGAAACTTTAAGATCCGACATACAAAAGTTTGGTGAACGTTATGATGCCATTACAAAAGTATTGGAGATCCCTCCTGGGCCGCCAGTGATGGCCACTATGGTGGCAGAAGTGTATGGTCCAACGGCTCAGGAACGAAAAAAGGTAACTGAAGAAATTTACGAAGTGTTTCGTAAGGAACCAAGTGTAGTAGATTTGGATACATCTCTTAGAAATGGTCGTCCAAAAATGGTTTACCCAATCGATTTTGAAAAATCGGGACTTTATGGAATTAAAACTTCAGCCCTGGCTTATACAGGATCTATTCTTTTTTCCGAATCGCCTCTAGTCAGTTTGGCGACAGCGGAAGAACCTGAAGAAGTGACTGTGAATCTTTCTGTGATCCAAAGTTTCCGAGGTTCTAAAAACCCTTTTCAAAACCAAAACATCATGTCTATGGAATCGGGTGTTGTATCCTCAGAACGTGTTTTAGGCAAACCATATTTGGAAGAAGATCGGGCTCTTTTTCGTAAAAACTTAAAACCAGTCAATTATGTGATGAGCGAACTTTCTGGTGAAGAAGAAGCCCCTGTATATGGAATGTTAAAACTCGCACCTAAAATCAACTATGAAACACAAACTGCAGATGTTCCTTGGAATACAACAAAACCTGTGATTAAGTGGGATGGTGAATGGTTTATCACCTATGAAGTGTTCCGCGATTTAGGTGGTGCATTTGCTGTGGTGATTTTACTCATTTATGTTTTAGTGCTTGGGTGGTTTAAAAGTTATTCTGTTCCCCTTGTGATTATGGCACCAATTCCAATTTCGCTGATTGGAATTTTACCAGGTCACTGGGCGATGGGTGCTTATTTTACGGCAACTTCCATGATTGGTTTTATCGCTGGTGCAGGGATTATTGTCAGAAACTCGATCATACTTGTAGATTTTATCGAAGGTGAAATTAGGAAAGGTGTGGAACTTAAAGAAGCTGTTGTCCATGCAGGTGTAGTTCGTTTTCGACCTATGTTACTCACTGCTTCTGCCGTGGTGGTTGGATCCTTTGTGATGTTATTTGATCCAATCTTTGAAGGTCTTGCTATCTCACTTATGTTTGGTGAAATTGCTGCCACTGTCCTCAGTCGATTTGCTGTTCCTGTTTTATATTACTGGTTTATCGGGAAATCAAGACAAGGAGTGATTAAACACGCGTAA
- a CDS encoding YgaP-like transmembrane domain gives MFLASTKTWYLERVVFFIAGLFSLVGVSLGFFVSPWWYLLNLLVGVNLVVFSTTGFCPMAILLNKLGFEPKVRD, from the coding sequence ATGTTTCTAGCTTCAACAAAAACTTGGTATTTGGAACGAGTGGTATTTTTCATCGCAGGACTCTTCAGTCTCGTGGGTGTATCACTGGGATTCTTCGTTTCACCTTGGTGGTATTTATTGAATCTACTTGTGGGTGTGAACCTGGTTGTTTTTTCAACCACTGGCTTTTGTCCGATGGCCATTCTTTTGAACAAACTTGGTTTTGAACCAAAGGTTAGGGATTAA
- a CDS encoding HAMP domain-containing sensor histidine kinase gives MAPLLNLYSFFYFGLCLVSGIAFVYFMSRKEDLTPTFRGLLIPLICLFFWSVAWSICNSFVAPWTAYVFVFLKNPVILILGVASSHLAFGFQENSFPRWKQWSLRVHITLAVLAIFANGTGFFFREVHFDPKMEFYVPDQQSTSLIVQLSILSIAGTMFLVLGNTIVVLFAKYLKFQGLQKRNTGGFLLAILGILSLALADILVDLNYFSKPTFLFLLTNLTIIIMTILILVSLNQETIPSTVGFKIMTFNLTILYLILSIVANFLFNRFRVDFQNEMSREKHSIKTQLELGSTYPFVYLSELVIDIQNQNFRINKVNFTKENIKEFKKVSSSFESFQLHSLTNEPSGIYWTSDFYAKNHHFLVAIPYIEYRNKVHQTVVWLIVTLLFSLFTIFMLYPVLHKTSIVYPLTRLLAGIRKMHSGDLFVTVKVSSRDEIGELSNSFNEMISIVRDARLQLEQKIKERTESLNQTILELRETQEQLLHAERMSTLGKIAASVAHEINNPLAAIKGSIQFIKDGQANVVSSEKTELVLLAEQFLEEFKTQKRSEVTSRFKRKKELIAYFKSKSIPDPISLADTCFDFKIETIPEEYQKLFDTEEGRNTFQSKLNEFVIGFHLGIIETAVERASKIVFALKHHSYAGPKESQKLLSLKEGIDSVLSMYSTSWKQSIEIDWKISGDPVILGHADELVQVWTNLIYNAIQACPKEGGKIQIFLKEEETEAIVSIEDNGKGIPEEILPRIFEPFFTTKELGMGTGLGLSIVQKIIQNHNGNIQVESRPGKTLFTIRIPLAKS, from the coding sequence TTGGCTCCCTTACTGAATCTATACAGTTTTTTTTATTTTGGGCTCTGTTTGGTGAGCGGGATTGCCTTTGTCTACTTTATGTCCCGAAAGGAGGATTTAACCCCTACTTTCCGAGGCCTTCTCATTCCCCTTATCTGTCTTTTTTTCTGGTCGGTGGCTTGGTCGATTTGCAATTCCTTTGTTGCCCCTTGGACCGCTTACGTTTTTGTTTTTTTGAAAAATCCCGTCATTTTGATTTTGGGTGTTGCCTCTTCCCATTTAGCCTTTGGATTTCAGGAAAATAGTTTTCCGCGTTGGAAACAATGGAGCCTTCGCGTACACATCACACTTGCCGTCCTTGCGATTTTTGCCAACGGAACCGGTTTTTTTTTCCGTGAAGTACATTTTGATCCCAAAATGGAATTCTATGTTCCAGACCAACAATCCACCTCTCTGATAGTCCAACTTTCCATCCTTTCCATTGCAGGTACTATGTTTTTGGTTCTTGGAAATACGATTGTTGTACTTTTTGCTAAATACTTAAAGTTTCAAGGTTTACAAAAAAGAAATACAGGAGGATTTCTTTTAGCCATCCTAGGGATTCTTTCTTTGGCATTAGCTGATATCCTTGTGGATCTAAATTATTTCAGCAAACCAACCTTTCTTTTTTTACTAACTAACCTAACAATCATTATCATGACGATTCTTATTTTGGTTTCACTAAACCAAGAAACAATACCTTCCACGGTTGGATTTAAAATCATGACTTTCAATTTAACCATTTTGTATTTGATCCTTTCCATCGTTGCTAATTTTTTATTCAACAGGTTTCGTGTGGATTTTCAAAATGAAATGAGTCGAGAAAAACATAGCATTAAAACACAACTGGAACTTGGTTCGACTTATCCATTTGTATATCTTTCTGAACTAGTCATAGACATACAGAATCAAAATTTCCGCATCAATAAAGTTAACTTTACAAAAGAGAATATAAAAGAATTTAAAAAGGTTTCATCTTCTTTCGAATCATTTCAGTTACATTCATTGACAAATGAACCTAGTGGCATTTACTGGACTTCTGATTTTTACGCGAAAAACCATCATTTTTTAGTCGCAATCCCTTATATTGAATACAGAAACAAAGTACACCAAACCGTTGTTTGGCTTATCGTTACTCTCCTATTCTCTTTATTTACAATTTTTATGTTATATCCCGTATTACATAAAACAAGTATTGTATATCCATTAACCAGATTACTGGCAGGGATTAGAAAAATGCATTCAGGGGATTTGTTTGTTACTGTCAAAGTATCAAGCAGAGATGAAATTGGCGAGTTATCCAATAGTTTTAACGAAATGATTTCCATTGTTCGGGATGCAAGGCTTCAATTAGAACAAAAAATCAAAGAACGCACAGAATCTTTAAACCAAACCATCTTAGAACTAAGAGAAACCCAAGAACAACTTTTACATGCAGAACGAATGTCCACTCTAGGTAAAATTGCAGCCAGTGTAGCACATGAAATCAATAACCCACTAGCAGCTATTAAAGGAAGTATCCAATTTATCAAAGATGGGCAGGCAAATGTTGTTAGTTCAGAAAAAACAGAACTGGTCCTTTTAGCAGAACAATTTTTGGAAGAGTTTAAAACCCAAAAACGATCTGAAGTTACGTCACGGTTCAAAAGGAAAAAAGAACTCATTGCATATTTTAAATCCAAATCGATTCCCGATCCCATCTCCCTTGCTGATACTTGTTTCGATTTTAAAATTGAAACTATTCCAGAAGAATACCAAAAATTATTCGATACAGAAGAAGGAAGAAACACCTTCCAATCCAAACTCAATGAATTTGTCATTGGTTTCCATTTGGGGATTATTGAAACGGCAGTGGAACGGGCCTCAAAGATTGTATTTGCACTCAAACATCATTCCTATGCTGGTCCCAAGGAATCACAAAAACTCCTTTCTCTCAAAGAGGGGATCGATTCGGTTCTTTCCATGTATTCCACCAGTTGGAAACAGAGTATCGAAATTGATTGGAAAATCAGTGGAGATCCCGTAATTCTCGGGCATGCCGACGAACTCGTGCAAGTTTGGACCAATCTCATTTACAATGCCATCCAAGCCTGTCCCAAAGAAGGAGGGAAAATCCAAATTTTCCTCAAAGAAGAAGAAACAGAAGCAATTGTCAGCATTGAAGACAATGGGAAAGGAATCCCTGAGGAAATTCTTCCCCGAATCTTTGAGCCCTTTTTTACCACAAAAGAACTAGGAATGGGCACGGGGCTTGGGCTATCGATCGTCCAGAAAATCATCCAGAACCACAATGGAAACATCCAAGTGGAAAGTCGTCCCGGCAAAACCCTTTTTACCATCCGCATTCCCCTAGCAAAATCCTAG
- a CDS encoding lytic transglycosylase domain-containing protein, producing the protein MRKRNTITQILGTGLLLVIFLTESYGKISSAGLSVRNESSKWKLEVYIAKHRPNLTPKERRELVSAMENAALNLRFPVGNKMERYDKLGFLVGLVQTESQFHKRAKSHKGALGLMQVMPATAKWLAEKEGIPFSSAKNLYEPEINLYIGVLYLNYLMERTDSLEAALLSYNAGLGGYKRFGGIPEYSRSVYRYYEEWKSMPVPTQSLITETVASLLSI; encoded by the coding sequence ATGCGAAAACGAAACACAATCACTCAAATTTTAGGAACTGGCCTACTTTTGGTTATTTTCCTCACAGAATCCTATGGAAAGATCAGCTCTGCCGGTCTTTCTGTTCGTAATGAATCTTCCAAATGGAAATTGGAAGTCTATATTGCCAAACACAGACCAAACCTTACTCCTAAGGAAAGGCGAGAATTGGTTTCTGCGATGGAAAATGCTGCCCTTAACCTGAGGTTTCCCGTAGGTAACAAAATGGAACGTTATGACAAATTGGGATTTTTGGTAGGCCTTGTGCAGACCGAATCGCAGTTCCATAAAAGAGCGAAGTCACATAAAGGCGCACTTGGACTCATGCAAGTAATGCCGGCAACAGCCAAGTGGTTGGCTGAAAAAGAAGGAATTCCTTTTTCTTCTGCTAAGAATTTGTATGAACCTGAAATTAATTTGTACATTGGTGTTCTTTATTTGAATTATTTAATGGAACGCACTGATTCCTTGGAGGCTGCCTTATTATCTTATAATGCAGGGCTTGGAGGTTATAAACGATTTGGAGGCATTCCAGAGTATTCGCGATCAGTGTACCGGTATTACGAAGAATGGAAATCGATGCCCGTACCAACACAAAGTCTGATTACTGAAACTGTAGCGAGTCTTCTTTCTATCTAA
- a CDS encoding SAM-dependent methyltransferase — MTPFPFSKSPAFILPQSPPFYLSNFGYWEGESSYKNAGIRFVSEFAKGCQLKTESKILEVGSGLGGSLLYWSKFYHPKLLSAINLPGEQSEFAEQLFGSNNIEVKPFLKGSWEVLESLPDSTYDYVFSLDAAYHFKNLSEFYKESYRVLKPGGKFVFTNFQIAENKFKKFVWLYLPFLIPKENLKLNEETILELKSMGWKQIENQNWTLFVIKGFTNHSTNLPISLRAFAKVLDWFVNYLGLTYYYHVFEK; from the coding sequence ATGACACCCTTCCCCTTTTCTAAATCACCAGCGTTTATCCTTCCCCAATCTCCCCCCTTCTACCTTTCTAATTTTGGATACTGGGAGGGGGAATCTTCCTACAAAAATGCGGGGATCCGGTTTGTATCAGAATTTGCGAAGGGATGCCAGCTAAAAACAGAATCAAAAATTTTGGAAGTTGGTTCGGGCCTTGGAGGAAGTTTATTATACTGGTCGAAATTTTATCATCCAAAACTCCTATCCGCAATCAATCTCCCTGGAGAACAATCAGAGTTCGCCGAACAATTATTTGGTTCTAATAATATAGAAGTGAAACCTTTCTTAAAAGGTAGTTGGGAAGTTTTGGAATCGTTACCTGATTCTACTTACGATTATGTTTTTTCTTTAGATGCAGCCTATCATTTTAAGAATCTTTCTGAATTTTACAAAGAAAGTTATAGGGTCTTAAAACCAGGAGGAAAGTTTGTTTTCACAAATTTTCAAATCGCAGAAAACAAATTTAAAAAATTTGTATGGCTCTATCTGCCTTTTCTTATACCCAAAGAAAATTTAAAATTGAACGAAGAAACAATTTTAGAATTAAAATCAATGGGATGGAAACAAATAGAAAACCAAAACTGGACCTTATTTGTAATCAAGGGTTTTACCAATCATTCCACAAATTTACCTATTTCCTTAAGAGCATTTGCAAAGGTTTTAGATTGGTTTGTGAATTACCTTGGACTTACTTACTACTATCATGTTTTCGAAAAATAA